Below is a genomic region from Rana temporaria chromosome 3, aRanTem1.1, whole genome shotgun sequence.
GAGAACCGCTGACTACTGCTCCTATTTGTCCATCGTCATGTCCGAGTCAAAGacgactccgaggcttttgactttgttgcttggggtgatggtttgtcgaaggatggtgggtggtgtccatgtggtgaTAGAATTAGATTTCCGATTTGCGTGAAGGATAAggtgttctgttttggatccattgagtttaaggaaaaaccttcacagagcggtctgatttgtgcgaCCCAAAAAAGACAGGGCCCTCAGTggaagcctcagctgcactatccagcttaagggagtcccttacagcattgaTAAGCGCACTGACAAGTGCCTTGTCATGCACCGACCCAAGTGAGGGGTCATCCTCACAAGGAAGGACCTGGTCCACATCTGCAGATAAAACAGAACCAGGGACCTGAGCcgcagccaggtcctggtctgatTCAGAGCATTGCCCAGGAgaaagcgggggagggggtgttttttaccccccttacgtccgcacgccgcttccaccctggcaacaaaagtttccaggactgccgacaaagtgtcTATGGGAACcgcaggagcaccagctgccaactctggcatgtttggggaagaagaaccagatactgactcccATTACAGAAGCTCCCAGGGCCCCAATTCAGACTTGAATGAAAACCcaccctcctgctgcactgaccGGGGGGTTACCTAGGGGACTCACCACCACAGGAGGAGACTCTACAGCGCCGCTGACCACTCTCGGTACACAGCATGTgtgagaggaagaaaaaaaacgtgAGGTAAAGCCGCAAGGTATTTGTGAGGAGACCTGTGCTGTGTGGCGTAGGAAcaagcactagaggccaaagacTCTtcaaagatggccgccgagcgctcCAGATAGAGCAGAACACTgccacagtaaaatggccgaatgcaataataacctgcgccatagcgcggccacaacaaaatggccgccaattggATTATTCAATGCAACTGAAAACCACCTAAAAAATGGCGCCACGCTGCATTTAAGCAGGGAAAGCCTTATTAGGCTGAAAACAGTGCAAAAACTCTTTTGTAAAAAGACCCCCAGCAATAGAAATGCATGCCAAACGCACCACAGTCCCCTCAGTAAGGCGCCCCCCGAAAGCAGCAATAGCAATGCAGgagagggaaaaggagcaggaaagggaggataggaggacccccaaaccccaggaatgctcagccgtaccaatccacctaagcgggagggactgtacttacccgtccatgcgaagactcactgacgcattcctgacaggggTACAACCGcgttggaggtagctgtcggcccggtccactgagtgagaacaccacagcccagtcatatatGGGAAATACAGCAACAAAAAACACATGCTGAAAACTACATTCCCCCGCCCATAAAGTTAAAACACCCAGAGCAACTCCACATGCAAACAAATTTAAAACAAGGTGTTTTTTTAATCAATTGTTTATACAAAATTACGTCACAAATAGTAACAAGTACATTTTCAATATGAAAAACCCAAAGCTTGTGTGTAtatgatagagatagagatatatatctcTAACAAGTTTActacatttttcccaaaaatatactCTAGAGCTCACACTCCATTCCTATACTCTTTTGTGGTTGTGCACTCATACAAGTGCATAAACAGATATTTAACCTTATTCTAACTTGAAGACGCAAATTttggcatttctctcctacatgtagaaATCACAAATAGATAGCCAACGtgtcactctttaaaattgtgcatgctcgtggaatggcaccaaactacggtacttttaaaatctccataggcaacgttttttttttttttttttacaggctaccagtttagagttacagaagaggtcaagcactagaattattgctctcgctataaCGCTCACGGAGATACTTCACATGCATGGTGAGAAGGCCGTTTATATTTGTGGGCGTGACCTTCGTATGTGTTCccttctgcatgcgagcatgaGAGGACAGGggctttaaaaagtttttttacactgtccctttaattttttttctgatcactttttttattcctatcacaagaaATAACATACCTTGTAAAAGAAATAAGGTATGAcagtttctctttatgtagacatTTGGCCCCAGATCTTCctaccctggaaaaaaaaataaaaaatgaatctcTGCTTTCCAGAATAAAATGGCAGGGAAAACAACGCTTCCGGCCTCCCAGGATCATAGAGCTGGCCAGGGACGGCACTGGATCCTGGGCTCCCTGATCGCACAGGAGAGCCTGTGGGCGGAGGGAGATGCCCCTCCTCATTGCCTATAAAAAGCAATCCAGCGGCTAATCACCTGCTAGGATGGCTTTTACATTGTAAGCAATCATggctgaaaaagaaaaagaagatacTGAGATAATGCTTGTAACTGCAGGCATGATTCCGATATCTCCACTTCAAGTcaagatgtcatatgatgtcctacgGGCGAGAATTGGTTAATCTAGAAAGCTagctatataaatgtaaatgttcAAATGTAAGCTCatcttttcagaatttttttttttttcaccctacaGCTTCCCCAACCCCCTCGGTCCCCACTGTACTTTTCCTTCATGAGTGATGAGCCATCAGTGCCCACGTAGCGGTCCAGAGATTTGGAATGCCCACTCTTCCCTGTCTTTATGCAGGGAGATCTTTCTCCAGCAGAGAGATTTCAGTGCTAGCCATCTTCCTTTGTAAATATTAAATGATAGGTTTGGGTGAATTTACCATACACAGAAGGAATAATTTTTTCAGAAATCtatcaaattaaaggggttgtaaaggtttcttATACCAATTGTATTTTGTAGGATCCAGAagaataattaaaggggttgtaaaggttttgtttttttattttctaaataggttccttgaaGCTAGTGCTGTTggctcacttaccctttccttcgatttcccttctaaatgttttttttttccctttgtcaatttctcacttcctgtttctcctcagtaaggaaaaggtaagtgaaccaaacaatgcactagcttaaaggaacctatttaaaaaataaaaaacaaacctttaaaacaCCTTTAATTATTCTTTTGGATCCTACAGAATACAATTAGTATAAGAAacataaaatcaattttttagTTGCAAGTAATCTCAAGCACTCTTTTTAAAACAACATACATACAATTTGCCTAAAAGGCCATCAGAATCAGGGGTATGGGAAAAATGTAAGTAGCTCAGGGCATATTTTATCTTCTTGTTGAGCACATCCagaatcctcagacgcatgtcttaGTTTGCTCTGTTGTACATGATGGTTTGCCTGTACCACCATCTACTTTGTCAGTGTCCATATTCTGCTCCTCTTTGAGTACCTCTCTCTCAGGATCTAACTGTTCCTTCCCCTCCACATTAGCATTCCCCTTCTCCTCAGAATTAGAGTGCGGTTTATCACTTGGACCAAGACTCTGCTCTGCCTGTTCAACATCCTCAGTTGATTTATTTAACTGCTCATGGTCCTCCTCCTCACTTGCAGAGTCATCTGCTTCCTCATTTTCCTGAGCAAAGCTGCATATCATCTGAGGCCAGCTAGTATTGCTCTCTTCTTTAATCTGGAACCATTCTATTTTTCCTCCTACAACAAACAAGATTCATAAACAAGATCTATGAATCTATAATATACTGAAATGCAATACAATTTATGAATGCCATATTTCTTAATGAATACAAATACATACTGACCTCCAtcatccccttcttttttttcagttaaaAAAGTTCTGGTCATATTTAGCTTCTTTACAGTGTGGCATTTGTACTTCAGCTTTGGTTTTGACTCTGCATCTCCTGTGTAAGAAAAACAGGTAAATATGAAGagccaatacaaaaataaaaataaataaaaaataaaatgagagaTAGATTGATTGGAATATATATAATCAGTTCCCAATAAGATTGCAACAATTATTATGAAGCCTTTCTTCCAAAGTATCCCAAGCACTGTACAAAGTAGGTCAGCCCTTTCATTGGCAGTCTTTATTGGATcgtatatccatccatccatctatctatatctatctatatggcACCTCTCAGACTAAATTAGATACACCTCTCAGTGCTGGAGATAAATGTCAGAAAGGCTATGCACTATGGCGTTTCAGGCTCTAGGAACAGA
It encodes:
- the GTF3C6 gene encoding general transcription factor 3C polypeptide 6, with the protein product MSSKSLVNTDVQQGSLEAGCVPRHDSDEEYEEEEHLVSVELTGIIDSDILEKCSNKCKILGINTEKPFLQVDKYVFAGEYEDALGTCVIFEEILDHGDAESKPKLKYKCHTVKKLNMTRTFLTEKKEGDDGGGKIEWFQIKEESNTSWPQMICSFAQENEEADDSASEEEDHEQLNKSTEDVEQAEQSLGPSDKPHSNSEEKGNANVEGKEQLDPEREVLKEEQNMDTDKVDGGTGKPSCTTEQTKTCV